AAAAGGTTTGTTGGCAAAACCAACGCATGGTAATATTATCCGTTTCGCACCGCCGTTGGTAATGAATGAAGAGCAGCTTCTTGACTGTGTACGTATCATTACAGAGACGCTTACCGAATTTGAAAAATAATCAACCCAAATTATTAATAACCAAACCAACCAATTATGGAGTACAATTCACCATTTGATTCTTTTGAATTACAGGTATCTGCAGCTGCACGCGATTACCTTAAGACGGCCGCAAAGTGGGCTATGTTTTTAGCAATTATTGGTTTTATTGGCATTGCTTTCATGGTGCTGGCAGGACTGTTTGTATTTGCAGCCGGCGGAGCCTTAAGTGAGCGGCGGATTGGGTGCGTCGTCATTCATTACACCGGCCCTTTTAGGCGGGATTTATTTTATCCTGGCTTTGCTGTATTTTTTCCCGGTGCTTTACCTTTTTAAGTTTGCTTCGAACACCAAAAAAGCTCTTAACTCTAACAACAGCGACAGTCTTACTGATGCCTTTGAAAATCTTAAGTCGCACTACAAATTTTTAGGAATTGTAATGATAATTGTTATTGCGAGTTACATTGTTGGTATAATTGCTATGGCCGTGTTTTTTGCAAGCAATGTAAGCGCAAATATGTAATTTCTGATTTCTATCAATATAAATCCGGTTTTGCGCCCGGGATTTTTTTATGGTTTTGAATTGTAGTATTTTTTGAAATATGAAAAATTTTCTTCTGACAGTTATTCCCTTTGCCTGTGCATTTCTGGCACTCTATGAACAATCCAAAACAAACCCCAACAAATACATAATGGTTGGTGGTATAGTTATATTTATGTTGGGAATAATGAGGCTCATGAACAAAGTGCCAAGTAAAAACAACCGTAATGACGACACAGAAGTTTAAGATAGGGGATAAAGCGGCAGTGCTTGACGATTCTTTCAGCGGGGTAGTAAAGTCGTGCAGCAATGGAAAGGTAACGCTTGAAATTAGGTGAAGGTTTTTCTTCTTCAATTTGATGCTTCAGAACTTATTAAAATAAACAATGATAATGATTTAGGTTCTTTGTTTAAAGGTAAGAGTTTAGGTGCTGTGCTTCGGGAAAAAGAAAGAACCAAAAAACGCAGTTTTACAAGAGAAGAAATCCCGTAAGGATGATATTACCCTTGAGATTGACCTTCATATTGAAAAGCTTGTGAAGAAAAAAGGCGGTATGAGCAATTATGAAATCCTTACATTACAGTCTGAAACAGCCAGGCGCCAGCTTGACTTTGCCATTGCCAACCGCATACCCAAAGTTGTTTTTATACACGGCGTTGGCGAAGGTGTGCTGAAAGCCGAACTTGAATTCTTATTCGGCAGATATGACAATATTATAGTAAGCGAAGCTGATTACCAAAAATACGGCCTTGGTGCACTACAGGTCTACATAAAACAAAATCCTAAAAGGTAATTCTAATTCGCAACCGTGAGTTTTCCTACCCTGTAGCCGCCAGTCGCACTTATAGTGAACTGCTCTGCATTTTGAGCCCTATTCATGAAAGTTACATTATCGAGAAAAAATATGTGCTCTCTCACCCCTGCAACTATACTAGTCTGAATTCTAAGTTCGCCGGCTATTGCTTCCCACTGTTTTGTAACTACCGGTGTTATAGGCGGTACAGCATCACAAAATAACGTAGCCACTGCGGTGCCGCTATATTCATTAAAAATTATTTCCTGTGTCTCGCCTGCTATTCCAAAATTTACAACTGCTATTCCACCGTCAGTGGTCGGATATGTCGCTGGTTCAATGTCGAAAAATAATGCCTCATCGCCATTAACTATAAAGGCATTTCCGGCAGGGATAAGATTTCCATCGCAGTTTTGAAGGCTAACGGTTGATGCCTCATCTTTAAAACTAAACCTGTATGTTACAGGGCTTATAAACGATCCAAAAACATTATCAGTAATAATGATTGATTCTTCTTCGCGGCTAAATGTAGCATTAATGATTGTGATGACATGATTATAACCTGTGAGTACATTTTGACTGTTGCGAACTGCTTTGGTAATAATGCTAAGCATTCCACCTGCCTGTGCACTATATTCTTCTACTACAGCTGGGTTTGCGGGTGGCACAGCGCTGCAAATGCTTGTAGAGCTCACTGGGCCGTTGTAGGTGCGATAGACTAGTGTGTTTGAGCCTCAAGGGTAATCATTCTCGGAATATCATCACCTACTTCATTTTTATTTTCAGCATTTATAAGCGTGTTAGGAGCTAACTGAAGTAATAGCGCTTCGCTACCCTGAACTTTATATATGATGCCGCTGTTTGTACATGCCTGTGCCGTAGCATTTGTAAAGTTGAATGATTTAAAAGTTATATCGCCATCATCACAGCCTGTAAGCAGAAACAGCATGGCAAAAGCCCAAATATCTTTTTCATTTTCAATTTTGTTTTCAGCAAAAATAATGTTTTTAAGCGCATTGTTTACCGATATATAACGTAAATTCTTTTCAGTAATTTTGCAGCATGAAAAGAGTTTATCTTGATAATGCATCAACAACTGCATTACGGCCTGAAGTGATTGCAGAAATGACCGAAGTAATGGCATCTGCATATGGTAATCCGTCATCCTACACAGTTTTGGCGGGAGCGCTAAAACAATTGTGGAGGCTTCACGTAAGAAGATTGCCGCATTGGTAGGTGCAGATGCAGGAGAGATAATCTTTACATCAGGCGGGACTGAAGCCGACAGTTGGGTAATACAAAGTGCGGTACGAAATCTTGGCGTAAAACGAATTATCACGAGCCGTGCTGAACACCATGCCGTGCTAAATACTGTGGCACTTGTTGCTGGAGAATTCAGCACGCAGGTCAATATGGTTAGGCTTGATAGTAAAGGCCAACCGGAACTTTCACATCTTGAAGCGTTACTTTCAGATAATATTCCTACGCTGGTGAGCTTGATGCATATAAATAATGAAACTGGCGTTGTTTTAGACCTACAAGCTGTTGGTAATTTATGCAGGCAATATAATGCGCTGTTTCATACCGATACGGTTCAAACTTTTGGCAAAGAAAAAATAAGTTTTAAAGACTTGCCGGTAGATTTTGCTGCTGCCAGTGCACATAAATTTCACGGGCCAAAAGGTGTTGGCTTTGCATTTATCAGGAAAGGTTTAGGAATACAGCCAATAATTGCAGGCGGTGAGCAGGAAAAAGGCCTGCGTGCCGGTACAGAAGCTGTACACCAAATTGCGGGGATGGCCAAAGCTTTGGAGCTATCTTACATTAATTTGGACATTGAGAGACAACATATCAGTAATCTTAAAGGTTATCTTTTTGAGCAGCTGGATAACCATTTCCCCGGATATAAAGTAAACGGCACTGACAAGGGAGTGGGGCATGAGATGTTGTTTTATAACATAGCCAATGTCATGCTGCCTTTGCCGGAAGAAAAGACCTCAATGATACTCTTCCAGCTTGATATGAAAGGTGTAGCCGTAAGCCGTGGCAGTGCTTGCCAGTCGGGCGGCATAAAACCGTCTCATGTATTACAGGAAATACTTTGTGATGATGACCTTAAAAAACCTTCATTGCGGATTTCCTTTAGTCATTATAATACTAAAGAAGATATCGACCTGCTGATTGAGGCCCTGAAAACTATTTAGCTTTCTTACGCGATTTAGTGCTGCGTGTTTTCCTGTTGCGTGATTTCGTCTTGTTGCTTTTCTTTTTTGTTTTGCGCTTGCCCCAATTGTTTTTCAGGTTCTTATAAGACTTCTTAGAAACGGTAGACTTCTTTTTTGAACGTGATTTGTTTTTTTTTTTCCTCGCGTTGATATTGTTGACTAATGAATTTTTACACCAAGTTTATTTTTTTGGTGCTGCCTTTTTTCTTTTTGTTTTTGTCTTTGTCGCCATAGCTTCATTTTTTAATAAAGTTATGGTTAAAATAAAAAAGCAGGATGCAATATAACATCCTGCTAAGATTTGTTTATACTTTTTTCGTGATTATGCCAGGCTCATTGGTGCCTCAATATCTTCGGGTATAAGAGTGCAAAGTTCGCTTTTAGAGAGGTTCCTGCCTGATGCCAGCCTGTTTGACTGAAGTTCCATTGCATTTTCAAACACATTTCGTGCAAAACGGGCATTACCAAATGATTGGTCACGCTCTGCATAAGCTGCCGCAAAAACGTCCTTAACTTTGTTTTCTGCATCAGATGTCAGTGTATAATCGGCTTTCGCACACTGACGTTTAAAAATTTCAACTAAGTCTTCAGGTTTGTAATCAGGGGAAATTTATATAGCGGTTTATCCTAGATTCAAATCCGGGATTTGTTTCAATAAATGTTTTCATCTCGCCAGTGTAGCCGGCAAGTATCACAACAAGTTTCTCGCGGTCATCCTCCATTCTTTTAATAATCGTTGCTACTGCTTCTTTACCGTAAGTTTC
This genomic window from Flavobacterium sp. J372 contains:
- a CDS encoding DUF5362 family protein translates to MLYLFKFASNTKKALNSNNSDSLTDAFENLKSHYKFLGIVMIIVIASYIVGIIAMAVFFASNVSANM
- a CDS encoding Smr/MutS family protein encodes the protein MLCFGKKKEPKNAVLQEKKSRKDDITLEIDLHIEKLVKKKGGMSNYEILTLQSETARRQLDFAIANRIPKVVFIHGVGEGVLKAELEFLFGRYDNIIVSEADYQKYGLGALQVYIKQNPKR